The sequence TGCTGTAGAGTGGTGGAGCACGGCGGAGGCTGCTGTAGAGTGGTGGAGCACGGCGGAGGCTGCTGTAGAGTGGAGGAGCACGGCGGAGGCTGCTGTAGAGTGGTGGAGCACGGCAGAGGCTGCTGTAGAGTGGTGGAGCACGGCGGAGGCTGCTGTAGAGTAGTGGAGCACGGCGGAGGCTGCTGTAGAGTAGTGGAGCACGGCGGaggacctcattctgggacggaccctacactgtgaatatgcctctgtgtgatcagtacagcaggcattgcaggatctgaaacatccaaggccttatatacacctaatagaggtgggtggggtgcaggagccaacatggaggtagcttcATCtacatctttgtgctagcagtgtgctgctgtattctcctgttgctgtatatttagcccagcagcctgcacctgtacgccaggtttttacaatagtttggatcaatagtgctggccaatttatcctttggttgtattacacatatgggggagtggctaccaccatgttggctcctgcaccccacccacctctattaggtgtatataaggtgccttggatgtttcagaccttgcaatgcctgttgtactgatcacacagaggcatatacatagtgtagggtccgtcccagaatgaggtcaccttaccgtggtgggaaggtccacgctatttggcgccaaatttgcaagctaagtacctcatattttcatagtttcatatcttcatttattgcattacagctgtatagcttttcatgttctctctatatactcatgttttatctatatactcatgtttcatctatatctttgtgctagcagtgtgctgctgtattctcctgttgctgtatatttatcccagcagcctgcacctctaagccaggtttttacaatagtttggatcaatagtgctggccaacttattctttggttgtagatatgagatagaacagtctctctccctctccccctctctccctctccctctctctctctctctctctctttctctctctctctctctctctctctctctctctctctctctttctctctctctttttctctctctctctctttttctctctctctttcttatctctctctttttctctctctcttccttctctctctctctctctctctctctctctctctctttcttctcgctctctttttctctctctctccttctctccctctctccctctctccttctctctctctctctctctctttcttctctctctctctctcttccttctctctctcttccttctctctctctctctctctctctctctttcttctctctcttccttctctctctctctctctctttcttctctctctctctctctctctctctctctctttcttctctctctctttttctctctctctttttttctctctctttttctctctctctccttctctccctgtctccttctctccctctctccttctctctctctctctctctttcttctctctctctctctctctctctctctctctctctctctcgaatggcacatcctggaggagacaaaatagtggcagaAATAGCACcacgagtcctgaaagtgacccggtgacagagaggtgccgtgggtggcaataccagtacccggtgacaaaggtgggtgaaaaaaggtctgatgcggaggcaggggcgtacctagagcatttggcacccgggacggaccctttgtttggcgcACCCCCCCCTTTAattgcaccccctcccccccttaattacacccccccctccaggagcggactgacaacactcggggccctcggaccaaaaaaaggcaagggcccctgctaggctctgcagctcgtcaatcttctgccacgcccctattccacccaaatcccacacacaataaactaaaatttatatatgtaagaaacaattTAACGTaggtaattttccatgaccaataatactggtatgcaaggagtaaatatataccaccacacaataactggataataccgccatactgtactgaataaaaccactatatacagaccagtatactataaaggatctgtataccatataagtgattatatacaggaccatatggcggtagatatcagctgtacacaggatctgtacaccatataagtgattacagttacattttgggactgacaattacgtcttttctgatcagtggcgtcctctttccttttcttctccgtccggataagaccgcaatGTGGATCtcctaacatctgcaggaaaaacatgtcagactctgcatttttccagtgctctcccctcctctacaatctttccatctataggcccacaaactgtaataatgccctccttggtgtcctgcacagtaaaagggcaggtagggaggtagccaggtaaataggtaactaggtaggtagatcaggaagccagatatgtaggtaggtgacaagttaggtaggtagggggctagctaggtagttaggcagccatgtatgaaggccaggtatgtacatagttaggtagctgagtatgtaggtaagtagttaggcatccaggtataaagttaggtagccccccccttccctgtaggtataggcagcagagttaacccctccccttccctgtaggtataggcagcagagttaaccccctcccccaaaggtataggcagcagagttagccccccatccttccccataggtataggcaacagagttaaacccccttcccaataggtataggaacagagttaacccccctttctctttAGGTATAGGCACCAGAGTCCCTCCACCCCCCTTCCCCGTACATATAGGCaaaattacaccccccctcctcttatccccataggtataggcagagtttccccccccctcttccccattggtataggcagagttaccacccacccatcttccccattggtataggcagttaccccacccccctttcctcccctttccccataggtataggcagagttacccccccctctttcacatAGGTATAAGAAGGTACACCatgccctctttcccataggtatatgcagtgttactcccccctttcccataggtatatgcagttacaccccccttctttcccataggtatatgcaatggcaccccccctctttcccataggtatatgcagttaccccccctctttcccataggtatatgcagttacatcccccctctttcctataggtatatgcagagttacacccccctcttccccataggtatatgcagagttacacccccctcttccccataggtatatgcagagtaacccccctccccctctttcccataggtatatgaagtTACCCCCCctatttcccataggtatatgcagttacatcctcccttctttcccataggtatatgcagagttacatcccccctcttccccataggtatatgcagagtaacccccctcttccccatagatatatgcagagtaaccctcctcccccataggtatatgcagagtaacccccctcccccatcttccccataggtatatgcagagtaacccacttccccataggtatatgcagttacatcccccctcttgcccataggtatatacagagtaaccccccctctttcccataggtatatgcagttacatccccccctcttccccataggtatatacagagtaacccccccctcttcctcataggtgtatgcagagtaccccccctcttctccataggtgtatgcagagtaacccccctcttccccataggtatatgcagagtaaccccccccaggtatatgcagagtaaccccccctcttccccttaggtatatagagtaaccccccctcttccccataggtatatacagagtaacccccctcttccccataggtaaatgcagagtaacccccccatcttccccataggtgtatgcagagtaacccccccaccccaggtatatgcagagtaacacccccctcccccataggtatatgcagagtaacccccccaggTATATGTagcgtaacccccccccctcttccccataggtatatgcagagtaacccacccatcttccccataggtatatacagagtaaccccccctcttccccataggtatatgcagagtaacccccccccatcttccccataggtatatgcagagtaaccccccccccataggtgtatgcagagtaacccccccaggtatatgcagagtaaccccctcccccataggtatatgcagagtaaccccccccccccatcttccccataggtatatgcagagtaaccccccatcttccccataggtaatgtgacgatccgtcttggggattagctctgggatcgtcctggaccacgccacaggatgcgtttcttctcaataaaccagcacaCAAACGCttgtaatgcaaatctggcaccttgccagttttattagacaggttgcagggaaagaaataaacaaaaagcaggaacaaaacaaaatcctagaccgtctggtcactgcctaaacagatcagcttgtcctgactaacaaccgctgagcttccctcagccggttaaacatatgtcccctgcaaccttctactcacaattcatgtcactctctttgagcccctcatagctcgggctgtgtactcctcagcaggctctgtctcttccctacagcccacatgctgtctcctaggaagagcttagattagactgagtctccatctcatatacacctcccttccttcctgcctcattacttaagaagcaggtgagagcttctgcagggtgagccaaggaaatacaccctttccttgccacactgccacatatcccccccctttgctcagaccaccgggaaggagcacatgtatttgaaaggcagaaaccatctgcctttcctttctcttggacaacttttgtcccacagtctctgaagtccttgacttttttcttccggacttttaccagccaccaattgcaagtctctcgatcacacctctccagtaccaggttcttcaccctggtgtgggcagggttcttgaaattaaggagtgagaggaccgatgcttctaacctttgtcttcttcttgcttgccggacctctgcctctgctttagagaatctttcggcctcagtggcttcaccaaccactgtcttgttctctgtaccgtcagaggacctctgacacgggtccatctcagtttcaactttagagaacttcccacctggtttcacctcagtcttgtcttcagtggatttctcacatggtttcacctcatcccatccagctttctcttctggggcaccagcttcctcaggtttggcttcagagtctttggctccttcagattcttgtgtagaatcagcttctactactgtttggctcttctctgcagcttcttcaggcttactcttctcttcacctgttgcttcagttgtgccattctctttactcacagcttttgaggttgactctggtttagcttctgcttcagaggatttctctgcctcagcattaccttcagaatttttggtctgctcaggttcagaggatttcccacctctcttctccttagtctccacttcagaggatttcccaccaggtttcagctcagtcctagcttcaggggagttcttacaggacttcacctcaatcttagctttagaggacttttccgcaatcagagaaagcataactgtatcctgtaacttcagccccagaagcctttcttgagccaattccgccatatcttggtctctgctcacttttaggacttcctggtcctcttcctttttctcacattttcgcagcttacactggagcttagcggacttcatcctctcactgtcaagtaactctgtcaagtccctgacagtatcttccgaagacagcaattgtttccttaattgttcattgtccgccagcacagctaCCTGCTCGtggagttgcgctcccagcaaaaccaaggcagctacgtgggaccttctgcgtgttttgttctgcgcttccaggctctttTAAGaccttcatgtcatcttccagctttatatatctcagctgctcactcttgagttgtgcggagatcatcttctcactgtccagcaactgtttcttggacttcactaactcattgatagattttccactctcaccaatctgttgagataaatctgagatctcctgttgcaagttcttgttttcatattgcagagtctcaacttgttccagggcctcctcatactgctcacggagcaagacattgtcatgacgagcagattgaagagcatgtgcaagggcattctttgccttgacttcctcctccagttgtctcttagctttagagacactctccagattgctggcaagagcttcagcttccatcttcatctcattcttctctttttctattttttccatggctgccagcctagccttgtgatcactctgcagagcttgatatgcaccatgtagaagactcacttcttcttcctggaaggacatccgcttggccagactctgcacttcactctccttgctggtcacaagaccctgggagcgggacagttcatcctgcagagccacaaactcacttctgtgatgctccatgactttttccagctgaagcctcacttcttgctctttcttaaagtcagcaagtgatttgtccttctcctctgtcaagcggtgtacctctttttctttctccaacaacttcacagaaaccatcttcagggtttcttccagattctggatctgctccagttttttcccaaggccagctcgtcttttccgagaccttttactgacagcggtctcctcactctcgctgttagaccttgagacatcctctggtcctctgtcagacactcgacccagctcttctccatctctagatgaagtctccccctttttcggggttgcggcccCTTGTGCCTTgttatcatcatcaacaggtgccaccgacacctggcactcttcctctcccaccacgttggcaactctggagactctcgctaaacactcctGTCCGActggcaatcccttggcggttagtttgttgcccctagcaacaacttcaatggctcttggcaccagcgagtcaataagattcctgatcagttcttctgaactgtctctcggcttcttggcagacttttttgtcttgtcacagtctccttcacttaggactctgtctgtgactgtaagtgcagcccccagctccactggtactctcttccggagttttggtttttccgcagcagtctccgtagcttctattccagtcacctctttatcttgactcgcggactgttcttcagctcccctagtggtctggcacactcccacctgacatatacctagggtctgctgacactcccacctgacatatacctagggtctgctgacactcccacctgacatatacctagggtctgctgacactcccacctgacatatacctagggtctgctgacactcccacctgacatatacctagggtctgctgacactcccacctgacatatacctagggtctgctgacactcccacctgacatatacctagggtctgctgacactccctgtcctcagctgagttactgtcccctgctatgtggtgaaaaccaagtgttgtgagcctatcaggtgttcctgctctagtcacctgactatcttcccacaactgctgaaaaaacggaaaatccttccccagcacaacttcatactctaaggtgggctctattgcaaccttgtgacttatggtaccatagggagtagaaatacacacattaactgttttataaccccaaataccggcctgtatagacactctagcggggtccggctttctgcagctggtctttaccagacttattatacattttggatctaacaaaaccgtcatctttttaccttctatttccagctcacacaggttttcttttgtcctgcgagcggtgggaatagaactctttacatcagaacacattaacataagtgtttcaagaaaaacattatcagcctgcatgggttcacaaaatacagcaccattcacacagtccagtagagaccccca is a genomic window of Hyla sarda isolate aHylSar1 unplaced genomic scaffold, aHylSar1.hap1 scaffold_2405, whole genome shotgun sequence containing:
- the LOC130322953 gene encoding neurofilament medium polypeptide-like, yielding MKSAKLQCKLRKCEKKEEDQEVLKVSRDQDMAELAQERLLGLKLQDTVMLSLIAEKSSKAKIEVKSCKNSPEARTELKPGGKSSEVETKEKRGGKSSEPEQTKNSEGNAEAEKSSEAEAKPESTSKAVSKENGTTEATGEEKSKPEEAAEKSQTVVEADSTQESEGAKDSEAKPEEAGAPEEKAGWDEMDPCQRSSDGTENKTVVGEATEAERFSKAEAEVRQARRRQRLEASVLSLLNFKNPAHTRVKNLVLERCDRETCNWWLVKVRKKKVKDFRDCGTKVVQEKGKADGFCLSNTCAPSRWSEQRGGICGSVARKGCISLAHPAEALTCFLSNEAGRKGGVYEMETQSNLSSS